The sequence CACCTGGTTGGGGAATACTTCCGCCACCTACCAGGGCCATATCGCTGATTGTATGATGTGGTGACCGGAACGGGCGTTTATTGATCAGTGTCGCATTATGGGGCAATCTGCCTGCAACGCTATGAATTCGGGTAGTTTCCAGTGCCTCGTTTAGGGTTAGGGGCGGTAATATGGTAGGTAGTCTTTTTGCCAGCATTGTTTTACCTGAGCCTGGCGGTCCAATCAAAATGGCATTATGACCCCCTGCAGCAGTAATCTCCAACGCCCTTTTTATATTTTCTTGTCCATTTACTTCAGCAAAATCAAGGTCAGCATGTTGTTGAGCCTCCAGAAACTCTTCCCGTGTTTGCACGGAAACCGGTGTTTTCTGTCCAGGATTTTCAAGCAGCTGCATCACTTCATTAAGGTGGTTCACGCCATAGACCTGTAATTGGTTCACCATAGCGGCTTCCCGGGCATTTTGTTGGGGAAGTATTAAGCCGGAAAACTTTTCCCTCCTGCAGGTGATAGCAATAGGTAAAGCCCCTTTTATCGGTTGAATGCTTCCATCAAGCCCAAGTTCGCCCATGATAACAAATTCTGAAATAGCGGAAACATTTATTAATTGTTCGGTTGCTGCAAGTATGCCAATGGCAATTGGCAGGTCGAAAGCCGATCCTGATTTTCGGATATCTGCAGGTGCCAGGTTTACAATGATTTTGGTGCGCGGCATGTAAAAGCCATTCGTTTTTATAGCAGACTCAACCCGAAGGATGCTTTCTTTTACAGCATTGTCTGGGAGGCCAACCACAAAAGTATTTGTGCCCAGCGTAACATTGATTTCAATGGATATGGTGACTGCTTCGATTCCATATACCGCACTACCAAAGGTCTTCACTAACATTCCGGAAAAGTAGTGCCACTACCACAAATGTGCAATCGTTATTTAACCCTTTTTAAGGACCAATTCTGCCAGCCTGCTGGTATAGGAATCTGCAATGAAATTTATTACCGTGGAAGATGCGAAAATGGTAAAAGTTCTGGTATTCTTATCAATATTGACCCGATTGATGGTGTTACCTGTTGCGGAGACCTGTCTTATTTCATGGAGGTTAAAATTGGCTTTTCTGCAATGGATAAACGGTTGTCTCAACTGTCCCTGCTGTTTATAAAAGAACCGGATGAACTGATCAGGATGGCCAGGCTGCCTAAGCCATTGGTTTATAAAAGCCAGCGGCTTTTATGGGTACTATGGGCATTCAATAAATTCTAGAAATGGTTTTCCAGGATAGCCATTAATAGCCTGCCAGGTGAGTTTTTTTAAAATTTCAGTACTTCACTGGGCTGGGTTTTATACATAGCCGCCAGAATGCTGGTAACGTATTTTTTCCAGGTAGTGGTTGGTCATAAAAGTGGCAAAACCTTCGATTAACCATAGGTCTTGCCAGGGAATTTCAGTTGCATTATTTCTAAACCATTGTTGGCAATCTCATGTGCGAAAAGCGGTTCTTCCTTAAGGAGGCCATTCACTGAATTTTCATAATAGCAAATACAGCCTGTTTTTATCCTTTCACCGAGAATTAATTTTGACTGAACAGCAGCAACTTTGAAAAGTGTTTGAGCTTACAATTTCTGTGTAAAAAGACAATTTTCCTGCGGTACTTATTTATATCCCACATGTGTATAATTTTTTTTAATGTCATGCTATTTGCGGCTGTATATTTATTGGAAGGGTCAATACTCAGTGAGCCTGGAAGAGTTTTGATATTTCTATTACTGCGACAGCATTCAGTTGATCATTGTTGTCAGATATGTTGATGTCAAAATGATATTTCTACACATAAATATGATTTGAAATATAACTGGTGATTTGTTTGTACTGTAGTTATATTTTTTCAAGTAATTCAACCACTTTTTCCCGTTTTAGGATAAGATAACCCAACCTGTCATTACTGATTCCATTTTTCAGTTGGTAGCTGAAGTGGAGCTGGTCATCTTTTACTGCAGTTTCAAAATACCTGAATATTATATTGGGATGATTTTTAAGTTCTTCACCTATTTCATACAAGTGTGTTGATAATATAAATAGTGAGTCGCTGATCCGGATCAGTCCATTTATCACCGTGAGTGAACATTTCATAGCGTCCTGAACGTTAGTGCCTTTAAAAAGTTCATCAATTAATACCAGCCACTTATTGCCATTATTGATTTTCAGGATGGTATTTTTTATACGTTGCACTTCATTGAAGAAGTAACTTTCACCACGAGCAATATTATCAGCTACATTGATATTACTTAGGATTCCTTCGAAAAGGGATAGGCGAAAATGTTTTGCAGGTACACCCATACCAAGGTGGGCCAGGTAAACTGCTGCGCCCACAGATCGGATGAAAGTGCTTTTGCCGGCCATATTCGCGCCGGTCAGGAAAAGGAAATTGTGTTTTTTATCGAGCGTTACATTGTAAGAGACCGGCGTGGGTAAAAGTATATGGTACAATTCTTCAGCTTCAATAAAGGGTTGCGGACTGTCTGATATTTCTGGAAAGCAGAGTCCAAGTGCTTTCACTGCCATAGCCATGCCATACCATGCATCGATGCGCGCAAAAAGCTGCATTAATTCATAGGCCTGTGTTTTGAATCGGTAGCGTAGGAAATTGCCATAATAAATGACCTGCGCCGATGAAATAGTAGTTCCGGCTGCCATACTGCCTAATTCACTGATATGCTGGTCTTTTAAAAGATCGGTTGCCCTTTTAAGGATGAACTGAAGGTTCACGGGTATTCCAGGAACATCTAATAAGCTGATCAGTTGCTGAAAGCCACGTATAAAATCTGCAAAATGACCAATGCTATATCGAACAATCGCATAATCGGGGCCGTGAGCCAAGCGGTATAAAAAGCCATTTAAGGGATGGTGCGCGGCAGGAATATGGTCTAACTGGGTTTCATAAAACCGGTCCATCACCATTATGGTTCCATTTGTTACAGTTTCAGGCCATTGTGCGGCCTTGTTTATAATAACCTGTAAGATTTGCTGAGTCTGCAGGATAGGTGCAATTTCATGAAATGGCTCCCGGAATAATTTCGCCAGCCATTCCTTACCGTCGGTAGTTTTAGTATAATTTAACCGGTGAAATATTGACTGGTCTTCTTCATGGTGAAAAATGGACAAATCAAGCAAGGATGTTTTATCTATATCCATATCTATTCAATTTAGGGTTAAAATGGAAAATCATCATATGGAAATAGCTTAGGATGCCATTTTTGCCAGTTTGCATAAATAATTACCGGTTAAAAAATAATCGCTCCCCTTTTCTGGATTCGTCAAATCTTCCATTATCATAGACCAGATGACCGTTTACAAAACTATGGGTGATGGCACCAGGAAGGGTGGCGCCTTCAAGTGGGCTCCAGGCACATTTGTACAGAATATTATCTTTTGAAATGGTAGTGGACTGTTTTCGGTCCAGCAATACCAGGTCTGCCTGGTAGCCTTCGCGAATAAATCCACGGTCAGCGATGTTGAAGCAGGTGGCCACGCTATGGCTCATTTTTTGGACCACCTCTTCCAGGGAAATTCGTCCTTCCTGCACATATTTCATCATAAGTAAAAGTGAGTGCTGTACAAGTGGTAATCCGGCATGGGCATGTAGGTAATCTTCCTGTTTTTCTGCCCAGGTATGTGGGGCGTGATCTGTTGCTATGATATCCAGTCGGTCATCCAGCAATGCTTTCCAAAGGGCTTCTTTATTGAAAGGGGCTTTGATGGCCGGGTTGCATTTGATTTGGTTTCCCAGTTTCGCATAATCGTCACTGGTAAAATGGAGGTGATGTACACATACTTCTGCAGTAATTCTTTTTTCTGCCAATGGTAACATATTGGAGAATAACTGCAATTCTCGTTCAGTACTAATATGCAGGATATGCAGGCGGCTATTGAATTTTTTTGCAAGCTGGATCGCATAGAAAGAAGATTCAAAACAAGCTTCTTCATTCCTGATCTGCGGGTGGTCAGCGGCAACTATTGGCCTGCCGGTGGCTTTAAGTTGTTCAAGATTTTTTTTAATGATTCTTTCGTCTTCACAATGCGTTGCGATCAATAGTTCTGATTCGCTGAAAATCTTTTCAAGCGATAACGGATTGTCTACCAATAAGCCACCTGTTGAGGAACCCATGAATATTTTGATGCCACAAACATTTTTGCGTTTTTCGTTAGTTTTCAGTACTTCCTGCTGGTTGTCGTTTGACGTTCCCATGAAAAATGAGAAATTAGCAAGGGAAGTATTGGCTCCAATTGCATATTTCTGTTCAAGCAGTTCCTGGGTAAATACCGGAGGTATGGTGTTGGGCATTTCCATGAAACTGGTGGTCCCGCCAGCAACTGCAGCTTTAGATTCTGTGTAGATGGTGGCTTTATGGGTAAGTCCGGGTTCCCGGAAGTGAACCTGGTCATCAATGACACCCGGGAGTAAATAAAGCCCTTCCCCATTAATTTCCGTAGCCCCGTGATTTGTGGTGATTTGAGGTGCTATTTTGTGGATTTTACCATCTGCGATCAGGAGGTCACTGGCATAAACCTTTCCCTCGTTTACGATTTGCGTATTCTTAATCAGGTATTTTTGCATAATTTGTCGATTAGCTATTAAATATTCGAACCTATGCAAGTTATTAAAAGACTGCTGTACATACTCTCCTTATTGATTCCGGTTGTTGGATTTTCGCAGTCTACCCTACTGCCGCAGGGATACAAACACCAGCAATTGATGGACCGGCTGGAGATTCGTTTTCGGGATAGTGCGCTTTCTTTTCAGAAGTTTAAACCTTTTGACCGTAAAAGCTGGGTGAGTTCCCTGGAGCGGATCGACCCGGCGGAGCAATTGTCGCGGGTTGATGAATTTAACATTCAAAACGCCCTTATGAATAATTCGGAATGGGTTACGGGATCCAAGGAAGATTTCAATAGTCGAAAACCCATTTTGAAGACTTTTTATAAAACAAAGGCTGATTTCCTGCAGGTAGATGTAAAGGACTTCTTTTTGAGCGTGAACCCTGTTTTTCAGTTCAAAATTGGAAAGGAGTCGGATTCCGAAGAAAAGATATTCCAGAATACAAAAGGAGCAACAGCCAGGGGACTGATCGCTAAAAAGATCGGGTTTGATTTCTACCTTACTGATAACCAGGAAAGGCCACCGTATTTTGTAAAGCAGTTTGAAGACAGTTTTTATGCGGTTCCGGGTGCCGGGTTCTATAAAACTTTTAAAACAACCGCCTATGATTATTTTGATGCCCGGGGATCAATATATTTCAATGTTACAAAATACATTAACGTACAATTTGGTTATGATAAAAACTTTATAGGTGACGGCTACCGCAGTACGTTTCTAAGTGATTTCGGAACTAATTACCTTTTCCTTAAATTAAATACCAAGATATGGAAACTGGATTACCAGAATATTTTCATGGAGCTGGTGCCGCAGGAACCTGTCAATAATGGCAGTAAATTACTGGATAAAAAGTATGCAGCGATGCATCACTTAAGTTGGCAGATCAACCGTTGGTTAAATATCGGGGTATTTGAATCGATTATTTTCGGCCGGGAAAATCATTTTGAATTTTCTTACCTAAATCCTATCATCTTCCTGAGATCCATTGAACAGCAAAATGGTAGTAAGGATAATGCTAATGTGGGCTTTGATTTCAAGGCCAATGTGGCCAAGCGATTCCAGTTTTACGGGCAAATCTTACTGGATGAATTTAAACTTAGTGAAGCAAAGAGTGGCGAAGGTTGGTGGGGCAATAAATATGCACTTCAACTGGGTGGCAAATACATTGATGCATTCGGACTCAAAAACCTTGATCTGCAGGGTGAATTCAATATGGCCAGGCCATTCACTTATTCTCATTTTGATTCTGTATCTAATTATACCCATTATAACCAACCGCTGGCCCATCCTTTAGGTGCGAATTTTGCCGAATTTGTTGGAATTGCCCGCTATCAGCCTCATCCAAAATGGACAATCCAGGGAAAATTGATTGCCTGGAAACAGGGCCTTGATTCTGCCGGTATAAATTTCGGCAGCAATATTTTCAGGCTATATGATACGCGGCCAAAAGATTATGGCTGGTCCGTTGGCGAAGGCAGGGCAGCATATGGTGTGAATGCGTCTTTATATGTAGGCTATGAATTACTGGAAAACCTATACATCGACGCATCATTGATGTTGCGAAAGTATGATGTTCCCGATGATAGCCGGCTTACCAGGAACAGCTCGCTTTTTTCGGTTGGCCTGCGTATGAATATGTTCAGGCGGGAATATGACTATTAAGCGCAACCGCAATTTGATGCTCCAAAAATCAACCATCCAGTTATTAAGGTTCCCATTTGCATTTTTTTTGATGCCTGTGTATTTTTTTGCATTGAGCCAAACTGTTTATACCAACTGGTGGAAAGCGGCATTGGTTTTTTTTATACTCCATGGCCTGGTTTATCCTGCCAGTAATGGCTACAATAGTTATATGGACGGGGACCAATCGTCTATTGGTGGTGTGCGTGAACCCATGCTTCCAACACCGCAACTCAGGCAGGTGGTTTTGGGAATGGATATAGTAGCGATCGTTTCGGGATTGCTGGTAAGCAGGTGGTTTGCCATGGGTTTGGTAACCTATATTTTGGCTTCAAGAATATATAGCAGTCGTATAACCCGGATAAAGAAATACCCCTTTGCCGGATTTTTTTTGGTTATCATTTGCCAGGGAGCTTTAGTATTTTGGATGGTTTATCATGGTGTACATGCTAAACATCCACTTCAGGCGCCAGTTACAGGAATGCTGGCAAGTACATTTTTAATTGCAGGTGCATATCCATTAACCCAGGTTTACCAGCATGATGCTGACCGGCGTGATGGTGTAACAACAATTAGTATGATTTTGGGGATAAGGGGAACATTCTGGCTGTCTGGGCTGTTATTCAATATAGCTTTTATATTGTTGGGGATTCATTTCGCTTTACAATTAGAACTGGTCCGCTTCTTTATTCTACTGCTGTGTTTTCTACCTGTTTTGATATTTTTTATCACCTGGGCACGAAAGGTATGGCGGAATAAAACAGAAGCCAGTTTCGATAACCTAATGATGATGAATAAACTGGCGGGAATCTGTTCAAATACCGGTTTTCTTATACTCGTAATCTGGAAGATAATTGACTAAGATTTTATCCATAGGCACTGCAAACCCGGTCTATCGGCACAGACAGGGAGATATCCTTCAATTTATGCGTCGGGTATATGCTTTAGATATGGTTGAAGATAGAAAACTAAAATTCCTCTACGGCCAAAGCGGGATAGATTCCCGTTATTCAGTAATACCCGATTATAGTTTACAGCCAAGTGATTGGAAATTTTATCCGGCTTCAGAATCTTTGGAACCATTTCCCTCACTGGAATTAAGGTTGAGCTGGTATAATAAGCATGCAGCTGCACTTTCAATTGATGCTATACGTAAATGCCTCGGTAAGGTTAAGGTTAATGCAGCGGAGATCACACACCTGATCACAGTAAGTTGTACTGGTATGAGTGCGCCTGGATTAGACCTTGAAGTGATGGAATTACTCGAATTATCCAGGTCAGTTAGCCGGAGTTCGATCAATTTCATGGGATGTTATGCTGCTGTACACGGCCTAAAGCAAGCTGATGCTATTTGCCGTTCAACACGCGGTGCTAAAGTACTGGTAGTTTGTACTGAATTATGTACCCTTCATTTCCAGAAAGCAGCCACACCGGATAATATTGCATCATCACTTTTATTTGGGGATGGATCTGCTGCAGTATTGCTAACTTGTGATGAAAGCAGTGGGGTCCATATACGTGGATTTTATGGAGAAGTTATTCCGAAAGGGAAAAGGGATATGAGTTGGGAGTTGTCTTCATCGGGTTTCCTGATGACACTCAGTGGTTATATTCCTGAGTTGATTGCCACCGATTTCTCGCCATTATTGCATAGGGCATTGGCGCAATTCGGGATTCAGGAAAATGAGATTCAGCAATGGTGCATCCATCCAGGTGGGAAACGGATATTGCAGGCCGTTGAAAAAAGCCTAAACTTACCAGGAGAAGCCCTGGCATCGGGATACGAAATACTGAAACAGTTTGGAAATATGTCTTCGCCAACGATATTGTTTGTATTACAACATATGCTTGAAAAAGGCGCCCAGGGTAATATGATAGCTGCAGCATTTGGTCCGGGGTTAACTATGGAAACCTTCTGGCTGGAGGCAGATGACAAATGAAATGGCGGCATCGATCATACGAAAAGGAATTATTGGATAGCCCTGGAAACTCTTTTAATGAGATCAGGCAGAATATGGCAGAACTAAATATCATTAACTCCTGGCTGGGTGGCCATCTCATTACAAAACAAGGATTCTGGTTTCTTGCTTCTGGCAATAAGACGGTCTCTGTTTGCGAAATTGGTTGTGGTGGCGGTGATAACCTTGCTGTCATTTATTATTGGGCAAGAAAAAGAGGGATTGATGTGTTTTGCATAGGGATAGATATTAA comes from Flavihumibacter fluvii and encodes:
- a CDS encoding MutS-related protein, whose protein sequence is MDIDKTSLLDLSIFHHEEDQSIFHRLNYTKTTDGKEWLAKLFREPFHEIAPILQTQQILQVIINKAAQWPETVTNGTIMVMDRFYETQLDHIPAAHHPLNGFLYRLAHGPDYAIVRYSIGHFADFIRGFQQLISLLDVPGIPVNLQFILKRATDLLKDQHISELGSMAAGTTISSAQVIYYGNFLRYRFKTQAYELMQLFARIDAWYGMAMAVKALGLCFPEISDSPQPFIEAEELYHILLPTPVSYNVTLDKKHNFLFLTGANMAGKSTFIRSVGAAVYLAHLGMGVPAKHFRLSLFEGILSNINVADNIARGESYFFNEVQRIKNTILKINNGNKWLVLIDELFKGTNVQDAMKCSLTVINGLIRISDSLFILSTHLYEIGEELKNHPNIIFRYFETAVKDDQLHFSYQLKNGISNDRLGYLILKREKVVELLEKI
- a CDS encoding dihydroorotase, with the translated sequence MQKYLIKNTQIVNEGKVYASDLLIADGKIHKIAPQITTNHGATEINGEGLYLLPGVIDDQVHFREPGLTHKATIYTESKAAVAGGTTSFMEMPNTIPPVFTQELLEQKYAIGANTSLANFSFFMGTSNDNQQEVLKTNEKRKNVCGIKIFMGSSTGGLLVDNPLSLEKIFSESELLIATHCEDERIIKKNLEQLKATGRPIVAADHPQIRNEEACFESSFYAIQLAKKFNSRLHILHISTERELQLFSNMLPLAEKRITAEVCVHHLHFTSDDYAKLGNQIKCNPAIKAPFNKEALWKALLDDRLDIIATDHAPHTWAEKQEDYLHAHAGLPLVQHSLLLMMKYVQEGRISLEEVVQKMSHSVATCFNIADRGFIREGYQADLVLLDRKQSTTISKDNILYKCAWSPLEGATLPGAITHSFVNGHLVYDNGRFDESRKGERLFFNR
- a CDS encoding YifB family Mg chelatase-like AAA ATPase, which produces MLVKTFGSAVYGIEAVTISIEINVTLGTNTFVVGLPDNAVKESILRVESAIKTNGFYMPRTKIIVNLAPADIRKSGSAFDLPIAIGILAATEQLINVSAISEFVIMGELGLDGSIQPIKGALPIAITCRREKFSGLILPQQNAREAAMVNQLQVYGVNHLNEVMQLLENPGQKTPVSVQTREEFLEAQQHADLDFAEVNGQENIKRALEITAAGGHNAILIGPPGSGKTMLAKRLPTILPPLTLNEALETTRIHSVAGRLPHNATLINKRPFRSPHHTISDMALVGGGSIPQPGEISLAHNGVLFLDELPEFKRTVLEVMRQPLEERKITISRARTALDFPASFMLLAAMNPCPCGFFNHPAKNCTCAPGIVQKYLNKISGPLLDRIDLHVEVTPVIFSELTGTQRPERSAEIRKRVIAARQLQETRFQALPGIYCNAQMNNRLLKDICQLTTPGHQLLKTAMEKLNLSARAYERILKVSRTIADLGNSPGILPEHIAEAIQYRSLDRENWAG
- a CDS encoding type III polyketide synthase; this encodes MTKILSIGTANPVYRHRQGDILQFMRRVYALDMVEDRKLKFLYGQSGIDSRYSVIPDYSLQPSDWKFYPASESLEPFPSLELRLSWYNKHAAALSIDAIRKCLGKVKVNAAEITHLITVSCTGMSAPGLDLEVMELLELSRSVSRSSINFMGCYAAVHGLKQADAICRSTRGAKVLVVCTELCTLHFQKAATPDNIASSLLFGDGSAAVLLTCDESSGVHIRGFYGEVIPKGKRDMSWELSSSGFLMTLSGYIPELIATDFSPLLHRALAQFGIQENEIQQWCIHPGGKRILQAVEKSLNLPGEALASGYEILKQFGNMSSPTILFVLQHMLEKGAQGNMIAAAFGPGLTMETFWLEADDK
- a CDS encoding UbiA family prenyltransferase, whose product is MLQKSTIQLLRFPFAFFLMPVYFFALSQTVYTNWWKAALVFFILHGLVYPASNGYNSYMDGDQSSIGGVREPMLPTPQLRQVVLGMDIVAIVSGLLVSRWFAMGLVTYILASRIYSSRITRIKKYPFAGFFLVIICQGALVFWMVYHGVHAKHPLQAPVTGMLASTFLIAGAYPLTQVYQHDADRRDGVTTISMILGIRGTFWLSGLLFNIAFILLGIHFALQLELVRFFILLLCFLPVLIFFITWARKVWRNKTEASFDNLMMMNKLAGICSNTGFLILVIWKIID